A part of Burkholderiales bacterium genomic DNA contains:
- a CDS encoding MFS transporter, with the protein MKKTSASALLNSGVMPREVWAWALYDFANSGYTTVVITAVFNAYFVSVIAGGAPWATLAWTLALSFSYLLIVLTAPLVGAYADARAAKKLLLAVATLGCVVFTALLSLTGPGSLAPAVLFLVLSNFFYGTGENLIAAFLPELARPRAVGRVSAWGWGLGYLGGLVSLALCLAYIGWAQARGKPPAEAVAVTLLITAALYGFAALPTFLFLRERASPAPDSAGAAQQAFRRLLQTLKEARRFRDLFRFLLCTLFYQAGIQAVIALAAIYAQQVMGFSVRQTIELIFVVNITAAVGALLFGALQDRIGHVAAVALTLVGWLLMIVLAYAARGPLLFWLAANIAGLCMGASQSAGRALVGLLSPASRRAEFFGLWGFAVKLSAVFGPLTYGVGTWLTGGDHRLAMLVVGAYFVIGLVILAGVRVHRGRRAALRAG; encoded by the coding sequence ATGAAGAAGACGTCCGCTTCCGCCCTGCTCAATTCCGGTGTGATGCCCCGGGAGGTTTGGGCGTGGGCGTTGTACGACTTCGCCAATTCCGGCTACACCACGGTGGTGATCACGGCGGTGTTCAATGCCTACTTCGTCTCCGTGATCGCCGGCGGCGCGCCCTGGGCCACGCTGGCGTGGACGCTCGCATTGTCCTTCTCCTATCTCCTCATCGTGCTCACTGCCCCCCTGGTGGGGGCCTATGCCGATGCGCGGGCGGCGAAAAAGTTGCTCCTGGCCGTGGCCACCCTGGGCTGTGTCGTCTTCACGGCGCTGCTTTCCCTGACCGGCCCCGGCAGCCTGGCGCCGGCGGTGCTGTTTCTCGTGTTGTCCAATTTCTTCTACGGCACCGGCGAGAATCTCATCGCCGCCTTTCTGCCGGAATTGGCACGGCCCCGCGCCGTGGGACGCGTCTCTGCCTGGGGTTGGGGGCTTGGCTATCTGGGGGGATTGGTGAGTCTCGCCCTCTGCCTTGCCTACATCGGCTGGGCGCAGGCGCGGGGAAAGCCGCCGGCAGAGGCGGTAGCGGTCACCCTCCTCATCACGGCGGCGTTGTATGGGTTCGCCGCCCTGCCCACTTTTCTCTTTCTGCGCGAGCGGGCAAGCCCTGCGCCCGACTCCGCCGGCGCGGCGCAGCAGGCCTTCCGGCGTCTTTTGCAAACCCTTAAGGAGGCGCGGCGCTTCCGCGATCTTTTCCGTTTCCTGTTGTGCACGCTCTTTTATCAGGCGGGCATCCAGGCGGTAATTGCCCTGGCCGCCATCTATGCCCAGCAGGTCATGGGTTTCAGCGTGCGGCAGACCATCGAGCTCATTTTCGTCGTCAACATCACCGCCGCCGTGGGGGCGCTGCTCTTCGGCGCTTTGCAGGACCGGATCGGCCATGTGGCGGCGGTGGCCCTCACCCTCGTCGGCTGGTTGCTGATGATCGTTCTCGCCTATGCCGCGCGCGGCCCGCTCCTTTTCTGGCTTGCCGCCAACATCGCCGGCCTGTGCATGGGCGCCAGCCAATCGGCGGGCCGTGCCCTGGTGGGGCTGCTCTCGCCGGCAAGCCGCCGCGCCGAATTCTTCGGTCTGTGGGGCTTCGCCGTGAAGCTCTCGGCGGTCTTCGGTCCCCTCACCTATGGCGTGG
- a CDS encoding efflux RND transporter periplasmic adaptor subunit produces the protein MNDTDLSRLNIDRDLPLRRRRRWPYLLAAVAMTAALLAWAWFTQRAVAVETTTVTLAYPSQALALFNATGYVTPARKAAVASKASGRLEWLGVTEGSRVRAGEIIARLESQDIAAQLRQAQANVEVALAQREQAAAEWRDAQQAARRARELAQRNFISASALDTAAAREERARAALAAAEAAVAAAQAQAANVRVLLDYTAIRAPFDGIVLTKHANVGDVITPFTSALETKGAVVTLADMSTLEVEADVSESNLSRLRPGQPCEIQLDAIPDVRFSGRVARIVPTVDRTKATVLVKVAFDALDPRVLPDMAAKVAFLARPLQEAERQAQPALPAGAVVRRDKGTVVLRVKAGRVEEVPVVLGEPIGDLVVVKSGVSPGDTVVLNPGDLRDGRRVRTARP, from the coding sequence ATGAACGACACCGATCTTTCGCGCCTCAACATCGACCGCGATCTGCCCCTGCGGCGGCGCCGGCGCTGGCCTTATCTCCTTGCCGCCGTGGCGATGACCGCCGCGCTGCTGGCGTGGGCCTGGTTCACCCAGCGCGCCGTGGCCGTGGAAACCACCACCGTGACGCTGGCCTATCCGTCCCAGGCGCTTGCCTTGTTCAACGCCACCGGCTACGTCACCCCCGCGCGCAAGGCCGCCGTGGCCTCCAAGGCCTCCGGTCGGCTGGAATGGCTGGGGGTGACCGAAGGCAGCCGGGTGCGCGCCGGGGAGATCATCGCCCGCCTGGAAAGCCAGGACATCGCCGCCCAACTGCGGCAGGCGCAAGCCAATGTCGAGGTTGCCCTGGCCCAGCGGGAACAGGCCGCCGCCGAATGGCGCGATGCCCAGCAGGCCGCGCGCCGGGCGCGGGAGCTTGCCCAGCGCAATTTCATCTCCGCCTCGGCGTTGGATACGGCGGCGGCGCGGGAAGAGCGGGCGCGGGCGGCGCTTGCCGCCGCCGAAGCCGCGGTGGCCGCGGCGCAGGCGCAGGCGGCGAACGTGCGCGTGCTCCTCGACTACACCGCCATCCGCGCCCCCTTCGACGGCATCGTGCTCACCAAGCATGCCAATGTGGGGGACGTCATCACCCCCTTCACCTCCGCCCTGGAAACCAAGGGGGCGGTGGTCACCCTCGCCGACATGTCCACCCTGGAAGTGGAGGCGGACGTTTCGGAATCGAATCTGTCCCGGCTGCGGCCCGGTCAGCCCTGTGAAATCCAGCTCGATGCCATTCCCGACGTGCGTTTTTCCGGACGGGTGGCGCGGATCGTGCCCACGGTGGACCGCACCAAGGCCACCGTGCTGGTGAAGGTGGCCTTCGATGCCCTCGATCCCCGGGTATTGCCGGACATGGCGGCCAAGGTGGCCTTCCTCGCGCGGCCCCTCCAGGAGGCGGAACGCCAGGCGCAACCCGCGCTGCCGGCGGGCGCCGTGGTGCGGCGCGACAAAGGCACCGTGGTGCTGCGGGTGAAAGCCGGGCGCGTCGAGGAAGTGCCGGTGGTGCTGGGGGAGCCCATCGGCGATCTGGTGGTGGTGAAAAGTGGCGTGTCGCCGGGCGATACGGTGGTCCTCAACCCCGGGGATTTGCGCGATGGCCGCCGCGTGCGCACGGCCAGGCCTTGA
- a CDS encoding ABC transporter ATP-binding protein → MALVVIRHLRKSYRRGAQIVPVLEDISFDIEEGEFLGLMGPSGSGKTTLLNLIAGIDKPDSGLLQVGGVDITQLDEPSLAAWRARHVGFIFQFYNLMPVLTALENVELPLLLTGLSRRERRARAELALSMVGLADRMDHYPGELSGGQQQRVAIARAIITDPTLIVADEPTGDLDRASARDVLDLLDRLNQELHKTIIMVTHDPKAAERAHRLRHLDKGVLTDEAPATDTLP, encoded by the coding sequence ATGGCGCTTGTTGTCATCCGCCATCTGCGCAAATCCTACCGGCGGGGCGCCCAGATCGTGCCGGTGCTAGAGGACATCAGCTTCGACATCGAGGAGGGCGAATTCCTCGGCCTGATGGGCCCTTCCGGTTCCGGCAAGACCACCCTGCTCAATCTCATCGCCGGCATCGACAAACCGGACTCGGGCCTGCTTCAGGTGGGTGGCGTCGACATCACGCAGCTGGATGAGCCTTCCCTGGCCGCCTGGCGCGCCCGCCACGTGGGCTTCATCTTCCAGTTCTACAATCTGATGCCCGTCCTCACCGCACTGGAGAACGTGGAGCTGCCGCTCCTCCTCACCGGCCTTTCCCGCCGGGAGCGGCGCGCCCGGGCGGAACTCGCCCTGTCCATGGTGGGACTTGCCGACCGCATGGACCACTACCCCGGGGAACTGTCGGGGGGCCAGCAACAGCGGGTGGCCATTGCCCGCGCCATCATCACCGACCCCACCCTGATCGTCGCCGATGAGCCCACCGGCGACCTCGACCGGGCCTCGGCGCGGGATGTCCTCGATCTCCTGGATCGCCTCAACCAGGAGCTCCACAAAACCATCATCATGGTCACCCACGATCCCAAGGCGGCGGAACGCGCCCACCGTCTGCGCCATCTGGACAAGGGCGTGCTCACCGACGAGGCCCCCGCCACCGACACCCTGCCCTGA
- a CDS encoding ABC transporter permease, with product MLFRLILKNVFRHRLRTALTLLGVTIAVLAFGLLQTVVGAWYAGAEATSRTRLVTRNAISLVFPLPLSYQQKIRAIPGVTQVSHSNWFGGIYGSERNFFPQFAVEAESYFRLYPEFRLSGEEMQAFLRDRQGAVVGRKLAQRFGWKMGDIVTLRGTIWPGTWRFVIRGIYRGAEATTDEGLFFFHWDYLNEVAKRQYPRRANTVGVFIVGISDAGRAAALSSAVDELFRNSLAETRTETEKAFQLSFVSMTEAILLAIQVVSYVVILIILAVMANTMAMTARERLAEYATLKALGFGPDFVRLLVYGESLAIATLGGALGIALTFPAAYAFGGQLASLFPVFRIQPATLWLQAAAAIAVGVAAAAVPAEKGARVNIVAGLRSIA from the coding sequence ATGCTCTTCCGGCTGATCCTCAAAAACGTCTTCCGCCACCGCTTGCGCACCGCGCTCACACTCCTTGGCGTGACCATCGCCGTGCTCGCCTTTGGGCTCCTGCAGACCGTGGTGGGGGCCTGGTATGCGGGCGCCGAGGCCACCTCACGCACGCGCCTCGTGACCCGCAACGCCATTTCGCTGGTGTTTCCCCTGCCCTTGTCCTACCAGCAGAAAATCCGCGCCATACCCGGTGTGACCCAGGTCTCCCATTCCAACTGGTTTGGCGGCATCTATGGGAGCGAACGCAATTTCTTCCCCCAGTTCGCCGTGGAGGCGGAAAGCTACTTCCGTCTCTATCCGGAATTCCGCTTAAGCGGGGAGGAGATGCAAGCCTTCCTCCGTGACCGGCAGGGTGCCGTGGTTGGTCGCAAACTGGCCCAGCGCTTCGGCTGGAAGATGGGCGATATCGTCACCCTGCGCGGCACCATCTGGCCCGGCACCTGGCGCTTCGTCATCCGCGGCATTTACCGGGGTGCGGAAGCCACCACCGACGAGGGGCTGTTTTTCTTCCATTGGGATTACCTCAACGAAGTGGCGAAACGCCAGTACCCCCGACGCGCCAACACAGTGGGGGTGTTCATCGTCGGCATCAGTGATGCGGGACGGGCGGCGGCCCTCTCCTCGGCAGTGGACGAACTGTTCCGCAATTCCCTGGCGGAGACGCGCACGGAAACGGAAAAGGCTTTCCAGCTTTCCTTCGTCTCCATGACCGAGGCCATTCTCCTCGCCATCCAGGTCGTCTCCTACGTGGTGATCCTCATCATCCTCGCGGTGATGGCCAACACCATGGCGATGACGGCGCGGGAACGCCTGGCCGAATACGCCACCCTCAAGGCCCTGGGTTTTGGCCCCGACTTCGTGCGCCTTTTGGTCTATGGGGAATCCCTGGCCATCGCCACCCTTGGGGGTGCGCTGGGCATTGCCCTCACCTTCCCCGCCGCCTACGCCTTTGGCGGGCAACTGGCCAGTCTCTTCCCCGTCTTCCGCATCCAGCCGGCCACCCTTTGGCTGCAGGCCGCTGCCGCCATCGCCGTGGGTGTGGCGGCGGCCGCGGTGCCGGCGGAGAAGGGGGCGCGGGTCAACATCGTGGCCGGTTTGCGGAGCATTGCCTGA
- a CDS encoding ABC transporter permease gives MSLTGVPFPYVARNLVTRRMTTLLTAGGMALVVFVFATVLMLSEGLRAALVQSGAPDNAVVIRRGAQTEVQSGIERAQAAIIESQPEVAFDAAGRRLVSKEVVVLISLRKRESGGPANVTIRGVGPQGLALRPQVRLTAGRMFRPGASEIIAGSSVARRFQGAGINETVRFGQREWRVVGIFEAGGSAFDSEIWGDGEQLMQAFRRPVYSSVVVKLADPTRFAAFRTRLETDPRLTVESKPETRFYADQSEVLARFIEILGLALAVIFSLGATIGAMITMYAAVANRITEIGTLRALGFTRRHVLIAFLAESLLLALSGGVVGVVAAAFMQFFTLSTMNWQTFSEVAFGFRLTPGIVLASLGFAALMGVVGGFLPALRAARLSIVAALRAA, from the coding sequence ATGTCGCTCACCGGTGTGCCCTTCCCCTATGTGGCGCGCAATCTCGTCACGCGGCGCATGACCACGCTGCTCACCGCAGGGGGCATGGCGCTGGTGGTCTTCGTCTTCGCCACCGTGCTCATGCTGAGCGAAGGCCTGCGCGCGGCGCTGGTGCAAAGCGGCGCGCCCGACAACGCCGTGGTGATCCGGCGTGGTGCCCAGACCGAAGTGCAAAGCGGTATCGAGCGCGCCCAGGCGGCCATCATCGAAAGTCAGCCGGAAGTGGCCTTCGATGCCGCGGGCCGGCGACTGGTGTCCAAAGAGGTGGTGGTGTTGATCAGCCTGCGCAAGCGGGAGTCCGGAGGACCAGCCAACGTCACCATCCGCGGCGTTGGGCCCCAGGGCCTGGCCCTGCGCCCCCAGGTGAGACTCACGGCGGGCCGCATGTTCCGGCCGGGTGCGTCCGAAATCATCGCCGGCAGCAGCGTGGCGCGCCGTTTCCAGGGTGCGGGAATCAATGAGACCGTCCGCTTCGGCCAGCGGGAATGGCGGGTGGTGGGGATCTTCGAGGCCGGTGGCAGCGCCTTCGATTCCGAAATCTGGGGCGATGGGGAACAGCTCATGCAGGCCTTCCGTCGCCCGGTCTATTCCTCGGTGGTGGTGAAGCTCGCCGATCCCACACGGTTTGCTGCTTTCCGCACCCGCCTGGAGACGGACCCCCGCCTGACGGTGGAAAGCAAGCCGGAGACCCGTTTTTACGCCGACCAGTCGGAGGTGCTGGCGCGCTTCATCGAAATCCTGGGACTGGCGCTTGCGGTGATCTTTTCCCTGGGCGCCACCATCGGCGCCATGATCACCATGTACGCTGCCGTCGCCAACCGCATCACCGAAATCGGCACCCTGCGCGCCTTGGGCTTCACCCGCCGGCACGTCCTCATCGCATTTCTCGCCGAGTCCCTGCTGCTGGCGCTTTCCGGCGGGGTGGTGGGCGTGGTGGCGGCTGCGTTCATGCAGTTCTTCACCCTCTCCACCATGAACTGGCAGACCTTCTCCGAGGTCGCCTTCGGCTTCCGCCTGACGCCGGGCATCGTGCTCGCCTCCCTGGGTTTCGCCGCCCTCATGGGGGTGGTGGGCGGCTTCCTGCCGGCGCTGCGCGCCGCGCGCCTCAGCATCGTGGCTGCCCTACGCGCCGCCTGA
- a CDS encoding cell envelope biogenesis protein TolA, producing the protein MNKSLAILFATLSFAVAAHAADEPRSPRATPATPAMPATHEAGKPAEPPKATPATPAQPAMPAAGEHEDKGKHKGAGKGKKAGQH; encoded by the coding sequence ATGAATAAGTCTCTTGCCATCCTGTTTGCGACTTTGAGCTTTGCCGTTGCCGCCCACGCCGCCGATGAGCCGCGTAGCCCCCGCGCCACCCCGGCCACCCCAGCCATGCCGGCGACCCATGAAGCGGGCAAACCCGCCGAGCCCCCCAAGGCCACGCCCGCCACCCCCGCCCAGCCCGCGATGCCCGCCGCAGGGGAGCATGAAGACAAGGGCAAACACAAGGGCGCCGGTAAGGGCAAAAAAGCCGGCCAGCACTGA
- a CDS encoding PDC sensor domain-containing protein → MQPPKETLQESIAAQRRELKTLLAAPLAAVARAVAAVWPDRARLDAVLEEMLPRVPHCKYLYALDVHGVQISDNVGHEGIVEADFGRDRSERPYLREAVPADGFRLSQAYISLREKRPALTAIQLVRNASGLVLGFVGADFFLHDLPLTRELYEEPRYWRQIKGDPSIRGTVFHQTRAESEMDRHIDTVLGVVEELMVDHGVYHVILHFSSSRAVLWVIDDPYRYRLLGIEALIDPDSCLAYPRRPYPAGVAVPKESIRPVLDQLKALRFMDEMFYLRSGTLNLFNGIVGLTFSCDGSHYIPYDEFLRMDQAFWLGSVGNP, encoded by the coding sequence ATGCAACCGCCAAAGGAAACCCTGCAGGAAAGTATTGCCGCGCAACGACGCGAGCTGAAGACGCTGCTTGCCGCGCCTCTCGCCGCGGTGGCGCGGGCGGTGGCCGCCGTCTGGCCCGATCGCGCCCGGCTGGATGCGGTGCTGGAGGAGATGCTGCCCCGGGTGCCCCATTGCAAATATCTCTACGCCCTCGATGTGCACGGTGTGCAGATCAGCGACAACGTGGGCCACGAGGGCATCGTGGAGGCGGATTTCGGTCGCGACCGTTCCGAACGGCCCTACCTACGCGAGGCGGTGCCGGCGGACGGCTTCCGCCTGTCCCAGGCCTACATCAGCCTGCGGGAAAAGCGCCCGGCGCTGACGGCGATCCAGCTGGTGCGCAACGCATCCGGCCTGGTGCTGGGCTTCGTCGGTGCGGATTTCTTCCTCCACGATCTGCCACTCACCCGGGAACTCTATGAGGAGCCCCGCTACTGGCGCCAGATCAAGGGCGATCCTTCCATCCGCGGCACGGTTTTCCATCAGACGCGCGCGGAAAGCGAGATGGACCGGCACATCGACACCGTGCTGGGGGTGGTGGAGGAACTGATGGTGGATCACGGGGTGTATCACGTGATCCTGCATTTTTCCAGCAGCCGGGCGGTGCTGTGGGTGATCGACGATCCCTACCGTTACCGGCTGCTGGGCATCGAAGCGCTGATCGATCCCGACAGCTGTCTTGCCTATCCCCGTCGTCCCTATCCCGCGGGCGTGGCGGTGCCCAAGGAAAGCATTCGTCCGGTGCTGGATCAGCTCAAGGCATTGCGCTTCATGGATGAGATGTTCTACCTGCGTTCCGGCACCCTCAATCTCTTCAACGGCATCGTGGGCCTCACCTTTTCCTGTGACGGCTCCCACTACATCCCCTATGACGAATTTCTGCGCATGGACCAGGCCTTCTGGCTGGGCAGCGTGGGCAACCCCTAG
- a CDS encoding TusE/DsrC/DsvC family sulfur relay protein codes for MAIASETFSGSGPDIPRDPHAESIITPWSRTDAERIAAAEGLAFTDAHWQVCEALRAYFLRHQEAGLPIHLRDLHDALDEAFHAQGGLRYLYTLLPGGPIAQGCRLAGVRPPFTACDNSFGSVA; via the coding sequence ATGGCCATCGCTTCTGAGACTTTTTCCGGCAGCGGGCCGGACATTCCCCGTGATCCCCATGCTGAATCCATCATCACCCCCTGGTCGCGTACCGATGCGGAACGCATCGCTGCCGCGGAGGGACTTGCCTTCACCGATGCCCACTGGCAGGTGTGTGAGGCGCTGCGTGCCTATTTCCTGCGCCATCAGGAAGCCGGTCTGCCCATCCATTTGCGTGACCTGCACGATGCCCTCGACGAAGCGTTCCACGCCCAAGGGGGCTTGCGCTATCTCTACACGCTTCTCCCCGGCGGGCCCATTGCCCAGGGCTGCCGCCTTGCCGGTGTGAGGCCGCCCTTTACCGCCTGCGACAATAGCTTCGGCAGCGTCGCCTGA
- a CDS encoding YecA family protein — protein MPSRPLTEADLARLEGFLRSRACGPDAMGVSRAHGFLTAAVSGPEALSAEEWIRLVFDEPVFASGEQAGEMLGLALALYRDIEEGLRQGDFRPVWEAVADGLRVRFDPRPWCEGFLAGTRLFGEHWAGAAGGMLRQPLEVIQRLACLTPSGGESYARLCEALPLAVQVIYLYWRDRLESGPATN, from the coding sequence GTGCCTTCCCGACCCCTCACCGAGGCCGATCTCGCCCGCCTGGAAGGCTTCCTGCGATCCCGCGCCTGCGGGCCCGATGCCATGGGTGTGTCCCGTGCCCATGGTTTTCTCACCGCTGCCGTGAGCGGCCCGGAGGCCTTGTCGGCGGAGGAATGGATCAGGCTGGTCTTCGATGAACCGGTCTTTGCCAGCGGGGAACAGGCGGGTGAAATGCTGGGGCTTGCGCTGGCCCTCTACCGGGACATCGAAGAGGGTTTGCGCCAGGGGGATTTCCGACCGGTGTGGGAGGCGGTGGCGGATGGCTTGCGGGTGCGCTTCGATCCCCGTCCCTGGTGTGAGGGTTTCCTCGCCGGCACCCGGCTCTTCGGCGAGCACTGGGCCGGCGCGGCGGGCGGCATGCTGCGCCAGCCCCTGGAGGTGATCCAGCGCTTGGCCTGCCTTACACCCTCCGGAGGCGAAAGCTATGCGCGTCTGTGCGAGGCCCTGCCGCTTGCCGTGCAGGTGATCTACCTCTACTGGCGGGATCGCCTTGAATCCGGGCCGGCCACGAACTAA
- a CDS encoding bifunctional DNA primase/polymerase, translating to MRLSVCAQAALDYVARGWAVLPVRPRDKRPLIPWQTYQTSRPTPEEVRAWFARWPDANVAIVTGAISGLVVLDVDPAHGGEASLARLEREHGPLPITVEAVSGGGGRHLYFAHPGVEVRNRVGLAPGIDLRGDGGLIVAPPSIHPSGRSYVWRPGHAPRERPLAPLPRWLLSDARARAGHPVAYWRELIARGVPEGRRNSTIASLAGHLLWRGVDPDVVAELLLCWNRERCEPPLPDEEVLRTVASITRLHEHDEKP from the coding sequence ATGCGGCTTTCTGTCTGCGCCCAGGCCGCCCTCGATTATGTTGCCCGCGGGTGGGCCGTGCTCCCCGTGCGCCCGCGGGATAAGCGTCCCCTCATCCCCTGGCAGACCTACCAGACCAGCCGCCCGACGCCGGAAGAGGTGCGCGCGTGGTTCGCGCGCTGGCCCGATGCCAACGTGGCCATCGTCACCGGCGCCATCTCCGGTCTGGTGGTGCTCGACGTCGATCCGGCGCACGGGGGCGAGGCGAGTCTCGCGCGCTTGGAAAGGGAGCACGGCCCCCTGCCCATCACCGTGGAGGCGGTCTCGGGCGGTGGCGGACGGCATCTCTACTTCGCCCATCCGGGGGTGGAAGTCCGTAACCGCGTGGGCCTGGCGCCGGGCATTGATCTGCGCGGCGATGGGGGACTGATCGTCGCTCCGCCGTCCATCCACCCTTCCGGGCGCAGTTATGTCTGGCGTCCCGGTCATGCGCCGCGGGAACGCCCCTTGGCGCCCCTGCCCCGCTGGCTGCTCAGTGATGCGAGAGCCCGCGCCGGACATCCCGTTGCCTACTGGCGCGAGCTCATCGCGCGCGGGGTGCCGGAGGGGCGGCGCAACAGCACCATTGCGTCTCTCGCCGGACACCTGCTGTGGCGTGGTGTCGATCCGGACGTGGTGGCGGAGCTTCTGTTGTGCTGGAACCGTGAGCGCTGTGAGCCCCCGCTGCCCGACGAGGAAGTGTTGCGTACGGTGGCCAGCATCACCCGGCTGCACGAGCATGATGAGAAACCCTGA